The Arachis duranensis cultivar V14167 chromosome 2, aradu.V14167.gnm2.J7QH, whole genome shotgun sequence genome has a window encoding:
- the LOC107473868 gene encoding 60S ribosomal protein L23 yields the protein MASKRGRGGNAGNKFRMSLGLPVAATVNCADNTGAKNLYIISVKGIKGRLNRLPSACVGDMVMATVKKGKPDLRKKVLPAVIVRQRKPFRRKDGVYMYFEDNAGVIVNPKGEMKGSAITGPIGKECADLWPRIASAANAIV from the exons ATGGCGTCGAAGAGAG GTCGCGGAGGAAATGCCGGCAACAAGTTCCGTATGTCGCTGGGTCTTCCGGTGGCGGCGACGGTGAACTGCGCCGACAACACCGGCGCTAAGAACCTTTACATAATATCAGTGAAAGGAATCAAGGGAAGGCTGAACAGGTTGCCGTCGGCGTGCGTCGGTGACATGGTTATGGCGACTGTGAAGAAGGGAAAACCTGATCTCAGGAAGAAGGTGTTGCCAGCTGTCATTGTTCGCCAGCGCAAACCGTTTCGCCGAAAGGATGGTGTCTACATGTACTTCGAAG ATAATGCTGGTGTCATTGTGAATCCTAAGGGTGAAATGAAAG GTTCTGCTATCACTGGTCCAATTGGGAAGGAGTGTGCTGATTTGTGGCCTAGGATTGCAAGTGCAGCCAATGCAATTGTTTGA
- the LOC127744914 gene encoding uncharacterized protein LOC127744914 gives MHELRHRVHNLERQLADQEHDRRTTNPTYSPSPESRERDSHRSHPWHASASRTEAESTREDSPIPRRRNDTIIYSRGKQTRHTGRDREGGEGRPVRTRQPVIMGATPFHRSILEVRLPKHFDKPTDMRYDGTQDPLEHLTAFEARMNLEGVGDEVRCRAFPVTLAGPAIRWFNGLPQGSIYGFSDISRAFLAQFTTRIAKAKHPINLLGITQRPRELTRKYLDRFNDECLEIDGLTDSVASLCLTNGLLNEDFRKHLTTKPVWTMHEIQTVAKEYINDKEVSQVVAANKRHSGYNQPRQQGNGERHKEQVKEGGPTKAHRPFPRIGKFTNYTPLTLPIVEVYQQIAEKGTLSKPRPLKDCTGGNKSLYCDYHKGYGHQTQDCFDLRDALEQAIRDGKLSEFSHLIQELRRRQRDQDSEEAKTRTAKRRQEPEDKDHSLTVINVVTAKNTAPRSRSAHKKDAKILAVSSAPMRSSKKPPSISFGPEDQWFDEAPENPPMVITARVGTGLVKRILVDTGADSNIMFRNVFDALGLRDTNLSSHQHGVIGLGDHFIKPDGVISLPISVG, from the coding sequence ATGCATGAGCTACGCCACAGAGTCCATAATCTGGAACGACAACTAGCCGATCAGGAGCACGATCGACGGACCACAAATCCTACTTACTCCCCGTCCCCAGAGAGCCGGGAGAGAGATTCCCACCGGAGTCACCCCTGGCACGCCTCCGCTTCCAGAACGGAAGCGGAAAGCACTCGAGAAGACTCTCCCATCCCGAGAAGACGAAATGACACAATCATCTACTCCCGAGGCAAGCAAACGCGCCACACGGGACGAGATCGCGAAGGCGGAGAAGGAAGGCCTGTGAGGACGCGGCAACCCGTGATAATGGGCGCCACCCCGTTCCATCGGTCCATCCTTGAGGTCCGGTTGCCGAAGCACttcgacaaaccaacggacatgaggtacgatGGAACCCAAGACCCTCTGGAACACCTCACGGCTTTCGAGGCTAGAATGAATCTGGAGGGAGTAGGGGACGAGGTGAGGTGTCGGGCCTTCCCGGTCACCCTAGCCGGACCTGCGATCCGATGGTTTAACGGCCTCCCGCAGGGATCCATCTATGGATTTTCGGACATCAGCCGTGCCTTCTTGGCTCAGTTCACAACACGAATAGCAAAGGCAAAACACCCGATTAACCTGCTCGGGATAACCCAAAGACCCAGGGAGCTgaccagaaaatacctggatCGCTTTAACGATGAATGCTTGGAAATTGACGGCCTAACCGACTCGGTGGCCAGCCTTTGTCTGACGAACGGCCTCCTGAACGAGGACTTCCGAAAACACCTTACCACGAAACCGGTTTGGACGATGCACGAGATCCAAACGGTGGCTAAGGAATACATAAATGACAAAGAAGTCAGCCAGGTCGTGGCCGCCAATAAACGGCACTCCGGCTACAATCAACCTAGGCAACAGGGTAATGGAGAGAGACACAAAGAACAGGTTAAAGAGGGAGGACCGACCAAGGCACACAGACCGTTTCCCCGGATCGGGAAGTTCACCAACTACACTCCACTCACTCTCCCCATCGTGGAGGTTTACCAGCAAATAGCCGAGAAAGGGACCTTGTCGAAGCCCCGACCACTCAAGGACTGTACGGGGGGAAACAAGAGCCTCTACTGTGACTACCACAAGGGCTATGGACACCAAACACAGGACTGCTTTGACCTGAGGGATGCATTAGAGCAAGCAATAAGAGATGGCAAACTCTCAGAATTCTCCCATCTCATACAGGAGCTGAGGAGACGGCAACGCGACCAAGACAGCGAGGAGGCCAAGACCCGAACGGCAAAGCGGCGACAAGAGCCAGAAGACAAAGACCACAGTCTCACTGTGATAAACGTAGTAACCGCCAAAAACACCGCGCCGAGGTCTAGGTCAGCTCACAAGAAAGACGCCAAAATCCTAGCGGTCTCCTCCGCCCCAATGCGAAGCTCCAAGAAGCCCCCATCCATCTCCTTTGGTCCAGAAGACCAATGGTTCGACGAGGCACCCGAAAACCCACCTATGGTCATTACGGCCAGGGTGGGAACCGGCCTCGTCAAACGAATCCTTGTCGACACGGGGGCAGACTCAAACATCATGTTCCGCAATGTGTTCGACGCTCTAGGATTAAGGGACACCAACCTATCATCGCACCAACACGGGGTCATCGGATTAGGAGACCACTTCATCAAGCCAGACGGAGTAATATCCCTACCGATCTCTGTGGGATAG